In Leptospira stimsonii, a single window of DNA contains:
- the ygiD gene encoding 4,5-DOPA dioxygenase extradiol, translating to MNPVLFLGHGSPMNLVIPTEFSRSLEAFGSTLEGVKNILVVSAHWKTRGTYVTIADPPEQIYDFYGFPDALYAIEYHPKGDSSLANRVKEVVKSVSVQTTSEWGIDHGSWGVLYFLFQKANLPVVQLSIDANLSAEQQYRIGQELRQLREEGTLIIGSGNIVHNLGKADFHNMNATPADWAIEFDEFVRQALESRNDKAILEFQKKGDIAKLAAPSTEHFEPIFYVLGAMMPEEKIKFIHHSFQNRSVSMRSFVGV from the coding sequence ATGAATCCAGTTTTATTCTTAGGTCACGGTTCTCCGATGAATCTAGTCATCCCAACCGAATTCTCCCGCAGTTTGGAAGCCTTTGGTTCTACCTTGGAAGGTGTGAAGAATATCCTAGTCGTTTCCGCCCATTGGAAGACGAGGGGGACTTATGTGACAATCGCGGATCCACCCGAGCAAATTTATGATTTCTACGGATTTCCGGACGCGTTGTATGCAATCGAATATCATCCCAAGGGCGATTCTTCCTTAGCGAATCGTGTGAAAGAAGTCGTAAAAAGCGTTTCCGTTCAGACGACTTCCGAATGGGGAATCGATCATGGAAGTTGGGGAGTCCTCTACTTTCTTTTTCAAAAAGCGAATCTTCCCGTGGTTCAATTGAGTATCGACGCTAATCTGAGCGCGGAACAACAATACCGAATCGGGCAGGAGTTGAGACAATTGAGAGAAGAAGGGACTTTAATCATCGGAAGCGGAAACATCGTTCACAATCTGGGAAAAGCGGACTTTCACAATATGAACGCCACGCCTGCGGATTGGGCGATAGAGTTTGACGAATTCGTTCGACAAGCGCTCGAATCCAGAAACGATAAGGCGATCTTAGAATTTCAAAAGAAGGGAGACATTGCGAAACTTGCGGCTCCTTCCACGGAGCATTTCGAACCTATCTTTTACGTATTAGGAGCGATGATGCCCGAGGAAAAAATAAAGTTCATCCATCACAGTTTTCAAAATCGATCCGTTTCGATGCGATCCTTCGTGGGCGTCTAA
- the add gene encoding adenosine deaminase, producing MALTFGEILERIRIIDRDVTELNRLKSRLPADRPYSSSLQISFDKQINELLNERVGLMELEVLDPPSWILGAPTVGIPHETPVPIKGLFPSGDLSKEKPDDQDVINFLRELPKTEIHLHLEACVNKDTMKQLMAKNGITVSDEEFEAKFNFKDLNGFIQVFFFIQSLVKEPADFSYFVGSLAEYMRANNIVYTEVFFAPSKFIQNGLDFDEMVDYLVNRIREEKENDGITIRLLVDVSRSFGPENAMNNLNRVLKLRHPEVIGIGLGGAELMGPARDYQGVFQKAREAGLRVVAHSGEDDGPWAIWEAVELLKAERIGHGTSAIQDPELVRYLREKHIPIEICVTSNVFTGKYVRKEQNHPVRYYFDQGLPLSINTDDPEIFNVNLTYEYFKLWRFLDFSLDEIVDLIRQGVFASFHSNKESLWAEMEKKINLVKARYGLRK from the coding sequence GTGGCTCTAACATTTGGAGAGATCTTAGAAAGAATCCGGATCATCGATCGAGATGTAACCGAACTCAATCGTCTCAAGTCCCGACTTCCCGCAGACCGTCCTTATTCTTCTTCCCTTCAGATTTCTTTCGACAAACAAATCAACGAACTCTTAAACGAAAGAGTCGGCCTTATGGAACTCGAGGTCTTGGATCCGCCTTCTTGGATTTTAGGAGCTCCTACAGTCGGGATTCCCCATGAAACACCGGTTCCGATCAAAGGACTTTTTCCTTCCGGAGATCTTTCGAAGGAAAAACCGGACGACCAAGACGTAATCAATTTCCTCCGAGAACTTCCAAAGACGGAAATCCATCTCCACCTCGAAGCTTGCGTGAACAAAGACACGATGAAACAGCTCATGGCGAAGAATGGAATCACGGTTTCCGACGAAGAGTTTGAAGCGAAGTTCAACTTCAAAGATCTCAACGGATTTATCCAAGTATTCTTCTTTATCCAATCTCTTGTAAAAGAACCCGCAGACTTTTCCTACTTTGTGGGAAGTCTTGCGGAATACATGCGCGCAAACAACATCGTTTATACGGAAGTATTCTTCGCACCTTCTAAGTTCATCCAGAACGGCTTGGACTTCGACGAGATGGTGGATTATCTCGTCAATCGAATCAGAGAAGAGAAAGAGAACGACGGAATCACAATACGCTTGTTAGTCGACGTGTCGCGTTCTTTCGGTCCGGAAAACGCGATGAATAATCTCAATCGAGTTCTCAAACTCAGACATCCGGAAGTTATCGGAATCGGACTCGGAGGCGCAGAGCTTATGGGACCAGCGAGAGACTATCAGGGAGTTTTTCAGAAAGCGAGAGAAGCCGGGCTTCGTGTAGTAGCCCACTCGGGAGAAGACGACGGACCTTGGGCGATCTGGGAAGCCGTAGAACTTCTCAAAGCGGAAAGAATTGGACACGGAACTTCGGCGATCCAAGATCCTGAACTCGTTCGTTACCTCAGGGAAAAACATATTCCGATCGAGATCTGTGTGACGTCTAACGTGTTCACCGGAAAATACGTAAGAAAAGAACAAAATCACCCTGTTCGATATTATTTCGATCAAGGACTTCCGCTTAGTATAAATACGGACGATCCTGAAATTTTCAACGTCAACCTTACCTACGAGTATTTTAAACTCTGGAGATTTTTGGATTTTTCTTTGGACGAGATCGTTGACTTGATTCGTCAGGGTGTTTTCGCTTCTTTTCATTCGAACAAAGAATCTCTCTGGGCTGAAATGGAAAAGAAAATCAATCTCGTAAAGGCGAGATACGGTTTGAGAAAATAG
- a CDS encoding VOC family protein: MQPRINIITLGVKNFDKAVRFYQEGLGFPRMDFQGDIAFFTLNGTWFTLFPLDELAADIGVPSQGTGFRGFTLAYNGSSKKEVDEVIAQAQKAGAKIVKQPQDVFWGGYSGYFEDPEGYYWEVAWNPIFYPGPKSEDTP; the protein is encoded by the coding sequence ATGCAACCTAGAATCAATATCATTACTCTCGGAGTAAAAAATTTCGACAAAGCGGTTCGTTTTTATCAGGAAGGATTGGGATTTCCTCGGATGGATTTTCAAGGGGATATCGCCTTCTTTACGTTAAACGGAACTTGGTTCACACTCTTTCCGTTGGACGAACTCGCCGCTGATATCGGTGTTCCGTCGCAAGGAACGGGTTTTCGAGGATTCACGCTTGCTTATAACGGTTCTTCAAAAAAAGAAGTGGATGAAGTGATTGCACAAGCGCAGAAGGCCGGAGCAAAGATCGTAAAACAACCTCAAGACGTTTTCTGGGGAGGATACTCCGGTTATTTCGAAGATCCGGAAGGTTACTACTGGGAAGTTGCATGGAATCCGATATTTTATCCCGGCCCAAAATCGGAAGATACGCCTTAA